GACCTGCCTTTGCTCATCAAGGGCATCTGTCACCCCGACGACGCCCGGCGCGCCAGGGACGGCGGCGTCGACGGCATCTACTGCTCCACCCACGGCGGCCGGCAGGCCAACGGCGGTTTGCCCGCGCTGGACTGCCTGCCTGGTGTGGTGGAGGCAGCCGAGGGCCTGCCGGTCCTGTTCGACTCCGGCATCCGCAGCGGCGCCGACGTAATCAAGGCGCTGGCCATGGGCGCGACCGCGGTCGGTGTCGGCCGGCCGTACGCCTACGGCCTGGCGCTGGGGGGTGTCGACGGCGTCGTTCATGTACTGCGCATGCTGCTCGCCGAGGCCGACTTGATCATGGCCGTCGACGGCTACCCGACGCTTAAAGATCTCACCCCGGACACGCTGCGGCGCGTCCGGTAGAAACACCGCGCCCCTTTTGTCAGCGTGGGGGAGTGCAGGCGATTTTCGACGAGTTCGACGAATACCTGAACCTGCAGTGCGGTCGTTCGGCGCACACCCGCAGAGCCTATCTGGGTGACGTGCGGTCGCTGCTCGACTTCCTCGCCGAGCGCGGCTCAGATCTGCAGACCCTGAGCCTGCCGGTACTGCGGTCGTGGCTGGCCAGCGCGGCGGGTTCCGGTGCGGCCCGCACCACGCTGGCCCGGCGCACCTCGTCTATCAAGGCGTTCACCGCGTGGGCGGTCCGGCGGGGTCTGTTGTCCACCGACCCGGCGGTCCGGCTGCAGGTGCCCAAGGCGCACCGCACCCTGCCCGCGGTGCTACGCCAGGACCAGGCGCTGGCGGCGATGGCGGCCGCGAAATCGGGTGCGGAGCAGGGCGATCCGCTGGCGCTGCGGGATCGGTTGATCGTGGAAATGTTGTACGCCACCGGCATCCGGGTCAGCGAGCTGTGCGGCTTGGACGTCGATGATGTCGACACCGGGCATCGGCTGGTACGGGTGCTGGGCAAGGGAAACAAGCAGCGCAGCGCGCCGTTCGGCCAACCGGCCGCCGAGGCGCTGCGCGCCTGGCTGTCCGACGGCCGCCCGGCGCTGGCCACCGTCGAGTCCGGGCCGGCGCTGCTGCTGGGCACGCGCGGTCGCCGCCTTGACGTGCGGCAGGCCCGCACCGTGGTGCACCAGACCGTCGCCGCCGTGGACGGCGCCCCCGACATGGGGCCGCACGGTCTGCGGCACAGTGCCGCGACCCATCTGCTGGAAGGCGGTGCCGACCTGCGGGTGGTCCAGGAGTTGCTGGGCCATTCCAGCCTTGCCACCACTCAGCTCTACACCCATGTGGCGGTCTCCCGGCTGCGGGCGGTGCACGACCAGGCCCACCCGCGTGCGTGAGTATCTGCCAGCAATTAGAAGGCACCGCGAATCTCGGCCGCCGAATCGCAGAGCGCGGTTACGTTTGCAGCCAACCGCAGCCAACCGCAGCTAAGCGGGCGGAGGTGCGAGCGGCTTGAGCCGCAGCGGCGTCGACTCCAGCAGGCCCAGCGGGTCGACGTAGTCGGCGTGCGACGCCGGGCCCCACATGGCACCCCAGTGCAAGCAGGCCGCGGCCGGGCAGCCGGAGTGACCGGCCTGCAACGCGCCGAGCACGCTTCCCGACGCCACCGCTTGACCACCCCGCACGACCGCGCGCACCGGCTCGTAGCTGGTGTGCAGTCCGCCTGGATGCGCCAGCGACACCACCGGCCGGCCGGCCAATAGCCCGGCGAACACCACGGTTGCGTCGCCGGCGGCGTAGACCGGCTGTCCGGGGCGTCCGGCCAGGTCAACCCCACGGTGCCCGGCTAGCCAGCGCTGCGACGGCGCGTCGAACCCGCGCGACACCGTCGGCGGCGGCCGCAGTGGCCAGCTCAACCGGCCGCCGGCGGCGTCCGCTGGCGGCGCGTTGAGCAGCACCCAGCCCAGCAGCAGCACCAGGAACACCCATCGCACCTGCTCAGTGCACTGGTACGCCGAACCCTGGGCCAGTCACCCGCTAACCGCTGTGGACGAGGGGAAAAGCACCGCCGCGACTCGGTGTAAACTGCTCCACGCAGCTCGCATCAGCGGGCTGACTTCGCGCGTCTGCACCGCGACCCAGTATTTGAGGGATCCGCAACAGCATGCCGAGCGGTCCCGCCGTCACAAGCGGGTGCGGCATCGCAGCAGGCGCCAGGGCCCGGCTTCACCCGTCGCCGGGCGACAAACCGAATGGTGCTGACTCGCTGCGCCCGGCCTCGCCGCGCTCGCGACCACCACCAACGACACATGAAAGCTGGGCACAGTCATGGCTGTTGTGACCATGAAGCAGCTGCTCGACAGCGGCACCCACTTCGGGCATCAGACCCGTCGCTGGAATCCCAAGATGAAGCGGTTCATCTTCACCGACCGCAATGGCATCTACATCATCGACCTGCAGCAGACGCTGACCTTCATCGACCGGGCGTACGAGTTCGTCAAGGAAACCGTCGCCCACGGTGGCACGGTGCTGTTCGTTGGCACCAAGAAGCAGGCGCAGGAGTCCGTCGCCGCCGAGGCGACCCGCGTCGGCATGCCGTACGTGAACCAGCGCTGGCTGGGTGGGATGCTCACCAACTTCTCCACCGTTCACAAGCGCCTGCAGCGCCTCAAGGAACTCGAGGCGATGGAGCAGACCGGTGGCTTCGAGGGCCGCACCAAAAAGGAAATCCTTGGTCTGACCCGCGAGAAGAACAAGCTGGAGCGCAGCCTGGGCGGTATCCGGGACATGGCCAAGGTGCCCTCGGCGGTGTGGGTCGTCGACACCAACAAGGAGCACATCGCCGTCGGCGAGGCCCGCAAACTAGGCATCCCGGTGATCGCGATCCTGGACACCAACTGTGACCCCGACGAGGTCGACTACCCCATCCCGGGCAACGACGACGCGATCCGCTCGGCGGCGCTGCTGACCAAGGTGATCGCCTCGGCGGTCGCCGAAGGCCTGCAGGCCCGGGCCGGTTTGGGCCGCGGCGACGGTAAGCCGGAGGCTGAGGCCGCCGAGCCCCTGCCCGAATGGGAGCAGGAATTACTAGCCGGCGCTGCCCCGCCCGATGGCCCCACCGGGGTCGAACCAACCACAGACGCAACCTAAGAAAGGCTGAGCATTGGCGAACTTCACCGCTGCCGACGTCAAGCGACTTCGGGAGCTGACCGGTGCTGGAATGCTCGACTGCAAGAACGCGCTGGCCGATTCGGATGGCGACTTCGACAAGGCCGTCGAGGCGCTGCGTATCAAAGGCGCCAAGGACGTCGGCAAGCGCGCTGAGCGGGCGACGGCCGAAGGTCTGGTCGCCGCCAAGGACGGTGCGCTGATCGAGCTGAACTCCGAGACCGACTTCGTCGCCAAGAACGCCGAGTTCCAGCAGTTGGCCGACACGATCGTTGCGGCCGCCGCGGCATCGAAGGCCACCGATATCGAGGCCCTCAAAGCCGCGCGTTCCGGTGACAAGACGGTCGAAGAGGCCATCGCCGCGCTGTCGGCCAAAATCGGCGAAAAGCTGGAGCTGCGTCGGGTCGCCAACTTCGACGGCACCGTCGAGACCTATCTGCACAAGCGGGCGGCTGACCTGCCGCCGGCGGTGGGCGTGCTGGTGGAATACACCGGCGACGGCGCCTCGGCCAAGGAAGCCGCACACGCGGTCGCGTTGCAGATCGCCGCGCTCAAGGCGCGCTACCTGTCTCGTGACGACGTGCCGGAGGATGTGGTGACCAGCGAGCGCCGCATCGCCGAGGAGACGGCGAAGGCCGAAGGCAAGCCCGAGCAAGCGCTGGCCAAGATCGTCGAGGGCCGGTTGCAGGGCTTCTTCAAGGACTCGGTGCTGCTCGAGCAGCCGTCGGTGTCCGACAGCAAGAAGACCGTCAAGGCGCTGCTCGACGAGGCCGGTGTCACCGTGACCCGCTTCGTGCGCTTCGAGGTCGGGCAGGCCTGAGCGGGCCCCGTGGCGCGCGTACACGCGTTCGGCGATGACGCCCTGCGCGACCTGGACGGCGTCGCGCTGGCCGAGGCCATCCGGGCCGGCGAGCTGGACCAGTCCGCGGTCGTCAAGGCGGCGATCGCCCGCGCCGAAGCGGTCGATCCCGAGCTGAACGCATTGGCGCACCCGGCGTTCGACAGAGCGTTGGCGGCGGGCCGCAGCAGCGGCTTTTTTGCCGGCGTGCCGACGGTCATCAAAGACAACGTCGACGTCGCGGGCCAGCCCACCATGAGTGGCACCGATGCGTGGCAGCCGTACCCGGCGCGAGCGGACAGCGAGGTCACGCGCGTGGTGCTGGGCTCCGGCCTGGTGTCGCTGGGCAAGACGCGGCTGTCGGAGTTCGGGTTCAGCGCCGCCGCCGAGCACCCGCGGCTGGGTCCGGTCCGAAACCCCTGGAACACCGACCACACTGCCGGTGCGTCGTCTTCGGGCTCGGCGGCGTTCGTCGCCGCCGGCGTGGTGCCGATCGCGCACGCCAACGATGGCGGCGGCTCCATCCGGATACCGGCCGCGTGTAACGGTCTGGTGGGTCTGAAACCGTCGCGTGGCCGGATGCCCCTGGAAGCCGCGCTGCGGCGGATGCCGGTCAACATCGTTGCCAACGGGGTGGTGACCCGCTCGGTCCGCGACACCGCAGCCTTCTATCGGGAGGCCGAACGGACGTTCCGCGCGGCCAAGCTGCCTCCGATCGGGGACGTCACCCGCGCCGGCGTCCGGCGGCTGAAGATCGCCGTCACCACCCAGTCGATGCACCGCGACTGCAGCCCTGAACTGCGCGAGCTGACGCGCAGCACCGCGACGCTACTCGAGGAACTAGGGCACCGTGTCGAACCCATCGACCGGATACCCGCGACGGCCAGCTTCCACGCCGACTTCGTGCTGTATTGGGGCTTTCTCGCGCTAGCCCAGGTGAGCGCGGGACGGCGGATGTTCGGTGAAACCTTCGACCGAACCCGGTTGGACGCTCTGACGATGGGGCTGCACGACCACACGCGGCGCAACATCCACCGCCTCCCGCTGGCGATTGCCCGGCTACGCCGGCTACGGGGCCGCAGCGCCGAGTTCTACCGCAGCTACGACGCGCTGCTCACCCCGACACTCGCCGACCCGACGCCACGGGTCGGCTATTTGGCACCGACCGATTACCAGCAGGTGATCGACCGACTGTCCGACTGGGTCGCCTACACGCCGCTGCAGAACGTGACCGGGGATCCGGCGATTTCACTGCCGTTGGCCCAATCCAGCGAAGGCCTGCCGGTCGGGATGATGCTGTCGGCCGACCTAGGCCAGGAAGCGCTGCTGCTGGAACTGGCCTACGAACTCGAAGAGGCCCGGCCTTGGGCACAGATTCACACCTGACGCTCAGTCCGAGCCGAGCGTTCCCAGCATCCGCTTGAAGTCGCGTTGCTCACGCTCGGTCAGTTTCGCCAGGATGCGTGCGTCAGCAGCGTGGACGACCGTTTCGGCGCGCTTGAGCAGGGCCCGGCCGTGGCTTGTCAATGCGGCCGGCAGGGCGCGACCGGCGGACACCGAGGCGGGACGTGACACCGCGCCGATGTCTTCCAGCTTGCGCAGCACCGTATTCATAGCCTGCGGGGTGACGCTGGCGTGTCGCGCCAGTTCGGCGCTGGAGGAGCCCGGCGAGTGGGACAGGATGCGTAAACAGACGAATTCCGGCAGCGTCAGGCCCAGCGGCCCCAGTGCGGCGCTGGCACCGGGTCGTAACACGGACATCACTCGATAGAGCAAGTAGCCCAGCGGGGCGTCCTCAGTGTCGGCGGCTTCACCCATATCAGGTATCCTGACATACCGCGTGGTCCGGACGCGGGGATTGTGCCAAAAAGGTGCAGATCAGCCGGCGTGCGGATGCGGTGGTCCATTTCCGAATGTTGACAAAGCTTTTCGCCGGATGCGCCCTATATATGTCGGCCGCCTGTTTCATCATCAAGCACTGCAATAGATTTGGTAACCCGCTCCTCGTATTTGTCGGCCGCTGCGTCGATGTTATTGCCTGCCGCTCCTATTCGACTGCTGTCACAACAATTCGGTGTGCGTGGGCGCTCGAGCGGCGTAGGGTGGAACACGCTGGGTCCCTGGTGGTGCCCATGGTGACAATGTGGCGCGAATAATTTTGTGGCGCAAATCAATTTGGCCTGGTTCGCGCAGGTAGGCAGGCCGCACAAGGCAATTCGAATGCGGTCGCAGTTTGAGGCTGCGCCCGTTGGGTAAGCGATGAATGCGCGGTTGGTTCGCTCATGTGCTGCTGACCGCTTGGAACGACACCAACGGAGAGGATTCAGCGTGAAGTTCACCAAAACCACTGCAAAGACGGCTCTCGGTGCCGCCGGGATTGCCGCGGTCAGTCTTTTCGGCGCGGCTTCTGCCTCGGCGGCTCCTACCATTGTCGAGGGACTCGGAACGCCCGAGACGCTGGTCGATGGCGCAATGTCGACTGACTACACGGTCAGCGGTCTGCAGCCCGCCAATGTCACCATCCCGGGCTACAACCCGGCCGGGCAACTGTGGCAGGCCGACGTGCACGTGAAGGCAAACACCGGTGTTGTGACGCCTGTGGTCTCAAACTTCAACGCCAGCTCCGGTGAGCAGAGCTACCGCGTGATCAGCGCTCCGGCCGCACCTGCGGGCCTAAGTCCCGCGCCGATCGCGCAGGGTGGCACCGCGACCGGAAAGATCTACTTCGATGTGACCGGCGCGCCCCCGACCCGGGTCGCCTACAACGACGGTGCGCAGGACGTGCTGGTGTGGGAGGGCAACCCGGCGAACATGCCGGCGCCGAACTCGATTCCGGGTCAGACGGCGCCCGGCCAGACCGTGCCGGGTCAGACGGCGCCCGGTCAGACCGTGCCGGGTCAGACGGCGCCCGGTCAGATGATGCCGGGCGAGACGGCCCCGGGTCAGACCATGCCGGGTCAACCGGCTCCGGCTCAGACCGCGCCGGGTCAGACCGCGCCCAGCCAGCTGGCACCTGGGCAGGCGCCCAACGCGGTGCCCGGAGCTGACCAGGAGCCTGAGGCGACACCGAACTCACCGGTGCACAGCAGCTAAATTCCGCACCACAAACCTCCCCGCGCCACCGCCATGGCGCGGGGAGGTTTGCGTTTGATAAGTGCGATCTGGGTATCCGGTCCCTATGACTCAGACTGACCACCGGCCCCCGGAAGTGCAGGATCAAGCCAAGCAACACGCCCGGCGGGCCAGGGAGGAAATGGCCGAAAAGCGCGACAACACCGACGGTGGTGTCAGCGGTTGGGTGGCGGAGCGCGCCGGCCAGTGGGACCTCGACGGCCAGGATGAGACGACTATGCACCGGCAGAAGTTCTTCTGGAACGCGCTGGTGGACTACTGGTTCCGGATGGAGATCGACGGCTGGGAAAACGTCGGACAGTCACCGGTGTTGCTGATCGGCATCCACTCCGGCGCACCATTCGTCTGGGATGCCTGGACCGTCGGGTTGCAATGGTGGCGCAGGTTTGGGCCGGACCGTCCGCTACACGGCACGGCCCACGACGCGCTCATGGCGATTCCCGGCATCGGCCGGTACTTCCGGGCGATGGGTGTGCTGCCGGCAGCCCCCGACGCAATCGCGACAGCCTTGGCTGAAGGCCGCGACGTCGCGTTGTGGCCCGGTGGCGAGGTGGATTCGCTGCGCCCCTGGGCGGAGCGCGATCGCGCCACTCTCGCCGGACGCAAAGGCTTCGTGAAGATGGCGATCCGGGCCGGGGTGCCTATCGTTCCGATCGCGACTGTGGGCGGCGCCGA
The nucleotide sequence above comes from Mycobacterium vicinigordonae. Encoded proteins:
- a CDS encoding M23 family metallopeptidase — encoded protein: MVLLLGWVLLNAPPADAAGGRLSWPLRPPPTVSRGFDAPSQRWLAGHRGVDLAGRPGQPVYAAGDATVVFAGLLAGRPVVSLAHPGGLHTSYEPVRAVVRGGQAVASGSVLGALQAGHSGCPAAACLHWGAMWGPASHADYVDPLGLLESTPLRLKPLAPPPA
- a CDS encoding amidase encodes the protein MARVHAFGDDALRDLDGVALAEAIRAGELDQSAVVKAAIARAEAVDPELNALAHPAFDRALAAGRSSGFFAGVPTVIKDNVDVAGQPTMSGTDAWQPYPARADSEVTRVVLGSGLVSLGKTRLSEFGFSAAAEHPRLGPVRNPWNTDHTAGASSSGSAAFVAAGVVPIAHANDGGGSIRIPAACNGLVGLKPSRGRMPLEAALRRMPVNIVANGVVTRSVRDTAAFYREAERTFRAAKLPPIGDVTRAGVRRLKIAVTTQSMHRDCSPELRELTRSTATLLEELGHRVEPIDRIPATASFHADFVLYWGFLALAQVSAGRRMFGETFDRTRLDALTMGLHDHTRRNIHRLPLAIARLRRLRGRSAEFYRSYDALLTPTLADPTPRVGYLAPTDYQQVIDRLSDWVAYTPLQNVTGDPAISLPLAQSSEGLPVGMMLSADLGQEALLLELAYELEEARPWAQIHT
- a CDS encoding lysophospholipid acyltransferase family protein, which produces MTQTDHRPPEVQDQAKQHARRAREEMAEKRDNTDGGVSGWVAERAGQWDLDGQDETTMHRQKFFWNALVDYWFRMEIDGWENVGQSPVLLIGIHSGAPFVWDAWTVGLQWWRRFGPDRPLHGTAHDALMAIPGIGRYFRAMGVLPAAPDAIATALAEGRDVALWPGGEVDSLRPWAERDRATLAGRKGFVKMAIRAGVPIVPIATVGGADAMPVLIRGDRLSRALHLDKVLRLKVFPLAISLPWGIAPAALPQLPLPAKIRTRFMPPVEIDPDPARTEDDDYIESKYHEVEDSIQQGMDALARKRALPVFG
- a CDS encoding DUF1942 domain-containing protein — protein: MKFTKTTAKTALGAAGIAAVSLFGAASASAAPTIVEGLGTPETLVDGAMSTDYTVSGLQPANVTIPGYNPAGQLWQADVHVKANTGVVTPVVSNFNASSGEQSYRVISAPAAPAGLSPAPIAQGGTATGKIYFDVTGAPPTRVAYNDGAQDVLVWEGNPANMPAPNSIPGQTAPGQTVPGQTAPGQTVPGQTAPGQMMPGETAPGQTMPGQPAPAQTAPGQTAPSQLAPGQAPNAVPGADQEPEATPNSPVHSS
- a CDS encoding MarR family winged helix-turn-helix transcriptional regulator, whose translation is MGEAADTEDAPLGYLLYRVMSVLRPGASAALGPLGLTLPEFVCLRILSHSPGSSSAELARHASVTPQAMNTVLRKLEDIGAVSRPASVSAGRALPAALTSHGRALLKRAETVVHAADARILAKLTEREQRDFKRMLGTLGSD
- the tsf gene encoding translation elongation factor Ts; its protein translation is MANFTAADVKRLRELTGAGMLDCKNALADSDGDFDKAVEALRIKGAKDVGKRAERATAEGLVAAKDGALIELNSETDFVAKNAEFQQLADTIVAAAAASKATDIEALKAARSGDKTVEEAIAALSAKIGEKLELRRVANFDGTVETYLHKRAADLPPAVGVLVEYTGDGASAKEAAHAVALQIAALKARYLSRDDVPEDVVTSERRIAEETAKAEGKPEQALAKIVEGRLQGFFKDSVLLEQPSVSDSKKTVKALLDEAGVTVTRFVRFEVGQA
- a CDS encoding tyrosine recombinase XerC codes for the protein MQAIFDEFDEYLNLQCGRSAHTRRAYLGDVRSLLDFLAERGSDLQTLSLPVLRSWLASAAGSGAARTTLARRTSSIKAFTAWAVRRGLLSTDPAVRLQVPKAHRTLPAVLRQDQALAAMAAAKSGAEQGDPLALRDRLIVEMLYATGIRVSELCGLDVDDVDTGHRLVRVLGKGNKQRSAPFGQPAAEALRAWLSDGRPALATVESGPALLLGTRGRRLDVRQARTVVHQTVAAVDGAPDMGPHGLRHSAATHLLEGGADLRVVQELLGHSSLATTQLYTHVAVSRLRAVHDQAHPRA
- the rpsB gene encoding 30S ribosomal protein S2 yields the protein MAVVTMKQLLDSGTHFGHQTRRWNPKMKRFIFTDRNGIYIIDLQQTLTFIDRAYEFVKETVAHGGTVLFVGTKKQAQESVAAEATRVGMPYVNQRWLGGMLTNFSTVHKRLQRLKELEAMEQTGGFEGRTKKEILGLTREKNKLERSLGGIRDMAKVPSAVWVVDTNKEHIAVGEARKLGIPVIAILDTNCDPDEVDYPIPGNDDAIRSAALLTKVIASAVAEGLQARAGLGRGDGKPEAEAAEPLPEWEQELLAGAAPPDGPTGVEPTTDAT